In the Ricinus communis isolate WT05 ecotype wild-type chromosome 3, ASM1957865v1, whole genome shotgun sequence genome, TATGATTAATAATATATGGAactattctttttcctttacaaagagaaaaataaaaattgaggaGTTAACCATAACAAAATAAGGCAAAGGGAAACTATTCCAACCTCACTAAAATATGACCTCCAATTGCAattgaaataagaaataaaccTAAACCCTTAAAGCCACCTGATCCTGCCATGATATCTTCCTCTTCCCTGAGCGATTTGCTCCGTTCCCAACACTTCTACATGCTGATAACTTCATATCAGTATGTTGCTCATCACTTCCACCTCTTATCAAACATATCTTCGGTTCCTCCATTCTCATCATCTCACCATTAGCTTGTAGTTCTTCCTCCTCTCTCTGCAATGCATACCAATCACCATATTAGTCcatgacaaaagaaaatacatgAATTTATTGCTCATGCAGTTGACGATAGTGACTAATTGATTACCGAGATCTGGTTTAAGTCGAAAACTGGAGTATTGTTTCTAACTGTGGCTTCTTTTCCACTATAAATCCTTTCCTTCTGATTTAAGTCTGGAAGTGCTGCTGAATTACGCAGTGCAGCCTCCTTCCGAATATACATCTTCTGCTTCTGGTTTATATCAAAATTCAGAGGAGCGCTTTGCAAAGTAGGTTCCCTCTCACTATAAATCTTTCCCTTTCTGTTTAAATCACATCTTGCAGCTGGGTGCTGCAAAGCAGCATCATTCCCACTGTaatgtttttctttccttacATTTCTAATTCCATTTACTAACTTCTGCTTTTGTACATATTTTGGCTCAGGAGCAGGAGTGTGAGATTGGTCTAGCATCAGGTACTTGAATCGTTGCCTCAGAAATCTACAATTCAAAAGACAAGCATAGCCCATTTAACTCAACAgtgatattttattcaatGTCCATGTAATGCACAAAATATAGGCATtccttataaaatttaagaaaaaaggttTTACCTGACTTCAGCCAATAGGGTCAATTTCTTATGTTTCATCAtctgcaatttctttttctgatcTTCTGTTTCCTggaaaagtaattaaaacaTCAATTCATCAGAATAActgaaattaatgaatttgaaactTTAATTAACTATAAACCAATTAAAAACCTTACAAATATGCCTTGTAGCAAAACAGAAGCAGCTAAAAGTTTTAAACTACTCAACCGAAAAACTAAATGTTATAACATGTCAACAAGGTTTTTCTGCTCAGTTATAAAGACAGGATAAA is a window encoding:
- the LOC8264841 gene encoding uncharacterized protein LOC8264841, producing MKRMKGAAAAAAMESSSPSIYATLYEDPRARLKHQTLMQDFEELYKETEDQKKKLQMMKHKKLTLLAEVRFLRQRFKYLMLDQSHTPAPEPKYVQKQKLVNGIRNVRKEKHYSGNDAALQHPAARCDLNRKGKIYSEREPTLQSAPLNFDINQKQKMYIRKEAALRNSAALPDLNQKERIYSGKEATVRNNTPVFDLNQISREEEELQANGEMMRMEEPKICLIRGGSDEQHTDMKLSACRSVGNGANRSGKRKISWQDQVALRV